A region from the Natronomonas salsuginis genome encodes:
- a CDS encoding site-specific integrase: protein MVRLDDSASVTKCWLSPDELDRFERTAGHDGWNREIAMQLMGRCGLRASEVSYPADKHLRWSEDGDIWLFEVRGKNTKGGDPKIRDVWMPEDVADDVHKYSRERGLVATDRWVDASTPSIRRWVKETAETVAQETGDERWLNVSSHNLRRSWATYHLVERQVDVRTMMSIGGWSDYEAIEPYLAEPTEKRIGEAMAAKHLH from the coding sequence ATAGTTAGACTCGACGATTCGGCGAGCGTCACGAAATGCTGGCTCTCACCTGACGAACTCGACCGGTTCGAACGGACCGCCGGGCACGACGGTTGGAATCGAGAGATCGCTATGCAGTTGATGGGACGCTGTGGCCTTCGAGCGTCCGAGGTGAGCTACCCGGCCGACAAGCACCTTCGCTGGTCCGAGGACGGCGACATATGGCTATTCGAGGTTCGTGGAAAGAACACGAAAGGCGGCGACCCGAAGATACGCGATGTGTGGATGCCGGAGGACGTAGCCGACGACGTGCATAAGTACAGCCGTGAGCGCGGCCTCGTCGCAACCGATAGGTGGGTCGACGCTTCGACGCCGTCCATACGTCGGTGGGTCAAAGAAACGGCTGAGACGGTCGCACAGGAGACAGGAGATGAACGGTGGTTGAACGTATCGAGTCACAACCTCCGGCGCTCGTGGGCGACGTACCACCTCGTAGAGCGGCAGGTAGATGTTCGAACCATGATGAGCATCGGCGGTTGGTCCGACTACGAAGCGATTGAACCGTACCTCGCAGAGCCGACCGAGAAGCGGATCGGCGAAGCGATGGCGGCGAAACACCTACATTGA
- a CDS encoding DUF7557 family protein: protein MSRTSIPVDSTTKERLDRLKRDNETWDEFLERITTTEEPIEAGAWSDEQADRAKASIRKSRENWR, encoded by the coding sequence ATGAGCCGAACTTCGATCCCTGTCGATTCGACCACCAAAGAGCGGTTAGACCGCTTGAAGCGAGATAACGAGACGTGGGACGAATTCTTAGAGCGGATTACGACGACCGAGGAACCGATCGAAGCCGGTGCGTGGTCCGACGAGCAGGCAGACCGCGCGAAAGCTTCCATCCGCAAGTCGCGAGAGAATTGGCGATGA
- a CDS encoding PIN domain-containing protein, whose protein sequence is MTFLDSSTIIEYLRNNQTVIDYLDKREPWWTSTICIFEVLNGPVGSPNFDPIEERQKFSGVRALEFNEQLALEAARLQDASIKDGSELSHRDAMIAATARSTGDEYVVADGDFETEPLESVMTVTNLHAEK, encoded by the coding sequence ATGACGTTCCTCGATAGTTCGACGATTATCGAGTACCTACGCAACAATCAAACCGTTATCGACTACTTAGACAAGCGAGAGCCGTGGTGGACCTCTACAATCTGCATCTTCGAGGTACTGAACGGCCCCGTAGGATCTCCGAACTTCGATCCGATCGAAGAACGACAGAAATTCAGCGGTGTTCGAGCGCTCGAATTCAACGAACAACTCGCCCTCGAAGCTGCACGACTACAAGACGCATCGATCAAAGACGGGAGTGAACTCTCTCACCGGGACGCCATGATCGCCGCAACCGCCCGATCAACCGGGGACGAATACGTAGTCGCAGACGGCGATTTCGAGACCGAACCGCTCGAATCCGTGATGACAGTCACGAACCTCCACGCCGAAAAGTGA
- a CDS encoding DUF7344 domain-containing protein, translating to MNGTSLDACLTLVADRRRRRLLEHLRHNGNGEVRIDDLVDQLYQAELAAADDRQMNRDQLAIQLNHSHLPKLADHGVIEHNHERETIKYRPDNQIETVLEGLPEEPSLANP from the coding sequence ATGAATGGCACCAGTCTCGATGCATGTCTCACACTCGTCGCTGATCGACGCCGGCGAAGACTCCTCGAACACCTACGGCACAACGGAAACGGGGAGGTGCGGATCGATGACCTCGTCGATCAATTGTACCAGGCCGAACTGGCCGCCGCCGATGATCGACAGATGAATCGGGACCAACTCGCCATTCAACTCAATCACTCCCACCTGCCGAAGTTAGCAGATCACGGCGTCATCGAACACAATCATGAACGCGAAACCATCAAGTATCGGCCCGACAACCAGATCGAGACTGTGTTAGAGGGGCTTCCCGAAGAACCGTCGCTTGCCAACCCCTGA
- a CDS encoding HalOD1 output domain-containing protein, whose amino-acid sequence MTTADRPDEPDTPPGKDGAIRTKYDWTSTTPSTAVIETVAVASDREPVGIEPLYEVIDPDALDALVCSNGDEPAGDGVTVTFEFGGQSVTVHDGGSVEVRPVEPRSEA is encoded by the coding sequence ATGACTACGGCAGATCGACCGGATGAACCCGACACTCCGCCAGGGAAGGACGGCGCGATTCGGACCAAATACGATTGGACATCCACGACGCCGAGTACCGCAGTTATTGAGACGGTCGCGGTCGCTTCCGATCGTGAGCCGGTGGGAATTGAACCGCTGTACGAGGTCATCGATCCGGACGCGTTGGACGCACTCGTCTGCTCGAATGGGGACGAGCCAGCGGGTGACGGAGTTACTGTTACGTTCGAGTTTGGAGGGCAGTCCGTGACCGTTCACGATGGCGGTTCGGTGGAGGTCCGACCTGTTGAGCCACGATCGGAAGCCTAA
- a CDS encoding TrmB family transcriptional regulator — MSSDPSEDPQAAAVEQLERFGLSNYAARTFVALASLGTGTARDVSEVSEVPRTRVYDAIDELHDRGLVDIQNSSPRKFWAISAETASRLFEHELQHRTELLRTALGELEPVERKAEQRGVWTVDGQMPVTTRVLEFFDSAEEEIVYMTVEDLLTEELIEGLADAADRGVSIKLAGISQEVQDHIQDTIPGATMFESLWVWSDTPAGRLMMVDGKKTLVSALVNGAEASPSDPRSETAIWGEGESNSLVVVLKAIFTWRLDNVDPD, encoded by the coding sequence ATGAGTAGTGATCCGAGCGAGGACCCACAGGCTGCTGCGGTCGAACAGCTCGAACGGTTCGGGTTGAGTAACTACGCTGCGCGGACGTTCGTTGCACTTGCCAGCCTCGGCACGGGGACAGCGAGGGACGTAAGCGAGGTCTCGGAGGTGCCCCGTACCCGCGTGTACGATGCTATTGACGAGTTACACGACCGGGGTCTCGTCGATATTCAGAACTCCTCGCCCCGGAAATTTTGGGCGATCTCTGCCGAAACTGCAAGTCGATTGTTCGAACACGAACTGCAACATCGGACGGAGCTCCTCCGGACGGCTCTCGGTGAACTCGAACCCGTCGAGCGAAAGGCGGAACAGCGCGGTGTCTGGACGGTCGACGGGCAAATGCCAGTTACGACACGAGTCCTGGAGTTCTTCGACAGCGCGGAGGAGGAGATCGTCTACATGACCGTCGAGGACCTCCTCACTGAGGAGCTAATCGAGGGGTTAGCAGACGCGGCAGACCGCGGTGTTTCGATCAAACTCGCCGGGATTTCACAGGAGGTCCAGGACCACATTCAGGATACTATTCCCGGTGCGACGATGTTCGAATCGCTGTGGGTGTGGTCGGATACGCCGGCCGGCCGGCTCATGATGGTGGACGGGAAGAAGACGCTCGTGAGCGCGCTCGTCAACGGGGCGGAAGCGAGCCCGTCTGACCCGCGGTCGGAGACTGCCATTTGGGGTGAGGGTGAGTCGAACAGCCTGGTCGTGGTCCTGAAGGCAATCTTCACCTGGCGACTCGATAACGTCGATCCCGACTAG
- a CDS encoding TrmB family transcriptional regulator, with translation MATTDNLEEAIEVLQQLGLKEYEARCFVGLSQLETGTAKQLSDMTEVPRTRIYDAIRVLEAQGLVEIQHSSPQRFRAVPLDEATETLRDQYEARVQRLHDALDPVEIIDSDDDSAIQQVWAMSGRTAIENRTDQLISEATDEVVLVIGDESLLTPDLVDVLNQVGNGVNLVIGALTKSIQDRIQDEVPDATTFISGLEWLHGEEAMKDDTAIGRLVLVDRSTILVSSIMPETKEEQAIFGDGFGNGLIVIARRLMAQGLLTARDPGT, from the coding sequence ATGGCTACAACAGATAATTTGGAGGAAGCGATCGAAGTCCTCCAGCAACTCGGGCTGAAAGAATACGAGGCACGATGCTTCGTGGGCCTGTCACAGCTAGAGACGGGAACAGCAAAGCAACTCAGCGACATGACCGAGGTGCCTCGAACGCGCATCTACGATGCGATTCGGGTGCTGGAGGCGCAAGGGCTCGTCGAAATCCAGCATTCGAGTCCACAACGGTTTCGCGCTGTCCCGCTTGACGAGGCGACCGAAACACTCCGGGATCAGTACGAGGCCCGCGTCCAACGCCTCCATGATGCGTTAGACCCGGTCGAGATCATTGATTCGGACGACGACTCAGCCATCCAGCAGGTGTGGGCGATGTCCGGGCGGACGGCGATCGAGAACCGGACGGACCAGCTTATTTCAGAGGCGACTGACGAGGTCGTACTGGTCATCGGTGATGAGTCACTCCTGACGCCCGATCTCGTCGACGTGTTGAATCAGGTCGGTAATGGGGTAAACCTGGTCATCGGCGCGTTAACGAAATCCATTCAGGACCGGATTCAGGACGAGGTGCCGGACGCAACAACGTTCATCTCGGGTCTGGAGTGGTTACACGGCGAGGAGGCCATGAAAGACGACACGGCGATCGGTCGGCTCGTCTTGGTCGACCGATCGACAATCCTGGTGAGCTCGATCATGCCCGAGACAAAGGAGGAACAGGCGATCTTCGGTGATGGATTCGGGAACGGTCTCATCGTAATCGCGCGCAGGCTCATGGCCCAAGGACTATTGACCGCTCGTGACCCCGGAACATGA
- a CDS encoding HalOD1 output domain-containing protein, with amino-acid sequence MEYEIGADESVSTAVVRAVSAIEGREPPSLRPLSDVLDPDALDALFEPRSNGRPRIGGQLSFIYSNCVVTIDNGEYLTLDLLETAQYERQERKSSHRHPD; translated from the coding sequence GTGGAGTACGAGATCGGCGCGGACGAATCGGTGAGCACGGCCGTGGTACGTGCGGTCAGCGCTATCGAAGGTCGTGAGCCGCCTTCCCTGCGCCCACTTTCGGACGTGCTTGATCCAGATGCCCTAGACGCCCTATTCGAACCGCGGTCCAACGGACGACCACGGATCGGTGGCCAACTCTCGTTCATTTACTCCAACTGCGTGGTCACCATCGACAACGGCGAATATCTCACCCTCGACCTGCTCGAAACGGCACAGTACGAGAGGCAGGAACGGAAATCGAGTCACCGTCACCCCGACTGA
- a CDS encoding Lrp/AsnC family transcriptional regulator, whose product MDDPSIDDVDRSILHQLQLSARQTDTEIGEEVEVTSTTVRNRLDKLEDGGVIRGYHPEINYERAGYPLHVLFVCTVDPNELDSVAEQSLDIRGVVSAREMLGGERNFHAEVVADTVHEIEEIRNEVANLGLTINSSEIISETQVQPWDHFYPRAGPDARQDDNDDESPTDQE is encoded by the coding sequence ATGGACGATCCTTCGATAGACGACGTGGACCGAAGCATACTGCACCAACTGCAACTCAGTGCCCGCCAGACCGATACTGAAATCGGTGAGGAGGTGGAGGTGACCTCCACGACGGTCCGGAACCGCCTCGACAAACTCGAAGACGGGGGCGTGATCCGGGGCTACCACCCCGAGATCAACTACGAGCGCGCGGGGTATCCCCTCCACGTCCTGTTCGTCTGCACGGTCGACCCGAACGAGCTAGATTCGGTGGCTGAACAGAGCCTCGACATTCGCGGGGTCGTAAGCGCCCGGGAGATGCTCGGAGGCGAGCGGAACTTCCACGCCGAGGTCGTCGCCGATACGGTACACGAGATCGAAGAGATTCGCAACGAAGTGGCTAACTTGGGCCTGACGATTAACAGCTCCGAGATCATCTCCGAGACGCAGGTCCAGCCATGGGATCATTTCTATCCACGGGCGGGCCCCGACGCGCGCCAAGACGACAACGACGACGAGTCGCCCACCGATCAAGAATAG
- a CDS encoding DUF7344 domain-containing protein, with protein sequence MTETTGAVTDAFTALTDPVRRYVLYYLTNQEAPVSFDSLTTQAAAWDTDSEPDAVDDETLAEVRTALYHVHLPKLADLGVITYEANPGEIALTDDTDSLDPFLEPARQADLGTGTPTEQV encoded by the coding sequence ATGACCGAAACAACCGGGGCAGTAACCGACGCCTTCACCGCGCTGACAGACCCCGTCCGCCGGTACGTCCTGTATTACCTCACAAACCAGGAGGCCCCGGTCAGCTTCGACAGCCTCACCACTCAAGCTGCTGCTTGGGACACCGACAGCGAACCGGACGCCGTCGACGACGAAACCCTCGCCGAGGTGCGCACAGCCCTGTATCACGTGCACCTGCCGAAGCTAGCCGATCTCGGCGTCATCACCTACGAGGCCAACCCCGGGGAAATCGCCCTTACCGACGACACCGACTCTCTTGACCCTTTCCTTGAGCCGGCACGCCAGGCGGATCTCGGGACCGGCACGCCGACCGAACAGGTATAA
- a CDS encoding HalOD1 output domain-containing protein, which produces MASADDDTEAVVFESAFDPTDGPVSLRVVEAVATFYEVESTDIDPLYSVIDSDALDALFDPSRTGRRLKGVVTFQYENVAVSVNGDGTIRLSDPA; this is translated from the coding sequence ATGGCATCCGCTGACGACGATACGGAGGCTGTGGTTTTCGAGTCAGCATTCGACCCGACGGATGGTCCCGTGTCTCTACGAGTTGTCGAAGCCGTCGCCACGTTCTACGAAGTCGAATCTACAGATATCGACCCGCTATACTCGGTTATCGATTCGGACGCACTTGATGCCCTCTTCGACCCGTCCAGGACCGGCCGGAGATTGAAGGGAGTGGTCACGTTCCAGTACGAGAACGTGGCGGTATCCGTGAACGGTGACGGAACGATCCGTCTCAGCGATCCTGCGTAA
- a CDS encoding recombinase family protein — MSRAVAFYRKSQGTEDDVSLQLQRDRVGDLATDLADEVEEVDLGVHTGFSIHMRPDSKERIDTNEDVLALLERLRAGEYDYLCAWDDTRLARDQFFWELKRAALLGGCELAFVEEPPEDSLTFRVQRAVESDVKRREIEKSRAAMAERQEQGHDQGRPPYGLTYDDAGERWVPDRETENGEVSDFQQALDVIKHRRDSVSWRNIAERTGVHKDTARNIWDRRERYLQETNEV, encoded by the coding sequence ATGAGTAGAGCGGTCGCCTTCTACCGGAAGTCGCAGGGTACCGAGGATGACGTCTCTCTCCAATTGCAGCGAGACCGTGTAGGCGACCTCGCCACCGACCTTGCGGACGAGGTTGAGGAGGTGGACCTCGGCGTTCACACCGGGTTTAGCATCCACATGCGGCCAGATAGTAAGGAGCGGATCGACACGAATGAGGATGTCCTCGCCCTGTTAGAGAGACTCCGCGCCGGCGAGTACGACTATCTCTGTGCGTGGGACGACACACGTCTCGCCCGCGACCAGTTCTTTTGGGAATTGAAGCGTGCTGCGCTGCTCGGTGGGTGCGAGCTGGCCTTTGTTGAGGAGCCTCCTGAGGATAGCCTCACATTCCGCGTCCAGCGCGCAGTTGAGAGCGATGTCAAGCGCCGCGAGATCGAAAAGTCGCGGGCAGCCATGGCGGAGCGACAGGAACAAGGACACGATCAAGGCAGACCGCCTTACGGCCTCACCTACGACGACGCTGGCGAGCGGTGGGTTCCTGACCGAGAGACGGAGAACGGCGAGGTAAGCGACTTCCAGCAGGCACTGGACGTCATCAAGCACCGGCGAGACAGCGTCTCCTGGCGAAATATTGCTGAGCGGACCGGCGTCCACAAGGATACGGCTCGGAACATATGGGACCGCCGTGAGCGATACCTACAAGAGACGAACGAAGTATGA
- a CDS encoding ATP-binding protein has protein sequence MPDNPIDRTVSAQIADFLEETHQVEIDALIEQWADGYRSLVIDCGQVARFNQDLADDIVQFPNWMRDHFVDALQMLDATDPIDGDEISSGVTIRFRNVPNQREVGCYRPEDTGTAMTVVGQLAQITAVKPVLLKGSFVCQRCGTTTQISQPKQNDRLTEPHECRGCERQGPFKVDYESSEFRDRQLVQIKTPPEDATDGESQITAIVKGRLAGEYTGDVGSRVAVTGVLTLDGSNPESTEYPYLLDAEDIELRDGTGDKDVSDEELAVLTESDTPIGDLKASLLPGIQTTDKLELIKEALVLQLVGSPRADHEDGTRIRGDWHMLLLGDPGTAKSETVDEAHQLAPRSEIVGERVTAPGMTVSATDDGFGGSQWSIKAGVLVRANDGLCAIDEIDKISDDAIKALHNPMERQRVDASLADQSVSLPAYTAILAAGNPKYGRFDKYEPIPDQIDFKGTLLSRFDLIFLLQDEVDAEHDAAVGEAIAKSFLGSLEIEATGETDRDRAERNISSRIIRGYISRARELVPTVEDERVWKKGVAAYTNLRQQGDDDGNPNAVPVTARKQEGIFRLAGSSARARLSETIEVEDVERAVKLIRQSLEDVGIDPETGEFDADVIETGTSMSQKERMKSVKQVVKELNDGSAGNGPTVEEIAAELDVPVEKANKALEKLAHQGEVFTPQTDHYRTT, from the coding sequence ATGCCCGATAATCCGATAGATCGGACTGTATCTGCACAGATTGCAGACTTTCTTGAGGAGACGCATCAGGTTGAGATTGACGCCCTCATCGAACAGTGGGCAGACGGCTACCGGTCACTGGTTATCGACTGCGGCCAAGTCGCACGCTTCAATCAGGATCTCGCAGATGATATCGTGCAGTTTCCGAATTGGATGCGTGACCACTTCGTTGACGCGCTGCAGATGTTAGACGCAACCGACCCGATCGACGGGGATGAGATCTCCAGCGGGGTTACGATACGGTTCAGGAACGTCCCGAACCAGCGAGAGGTTGGTTGTTATCGACCGGAAGACACGGGGACGGCAATGACGGTCGTCGGCCAACTCGCACAAATAACCGCTGTCAAGCCAGTGTTGCTCAAAGGTTCGTTTGTCTGCCAACGGTGCGGTACTACAACGCAGATTTCTCAACCGAAGCAGAATGACCGGCTGACGGAACCCCACGAATGCCGGGGTTGTGAACGTCAAGGGCCATTCAAGGTAGATTATGAGAGCTCGGAATTCCGCGACCGACAATTGGTCCAGATCAAGACCCCTCCTGAGGATGCTACTGATGGCGAAAGTCAGATTACAGCGATAGTGAAGGGTAGGTTAGCTGGTGAGTATACAGGCGATGTCGGGTCGCGTGTAGCAGTTACTGGCGTCCTCACGCTTGATGGGTCCAACCCCGAGTCAACGGAATACCCGTATCTCTTGGATGCAGAGGACATCGAGCTGCGTGATGGAACCGGTGACAAGGACGTGAGTGACGAGGAACTTGCCGTGCTTACTGAGTCAGACACGCCGATTGGAGACCTGAAAGCGTCATTGTTACCGGGAATCCAGACAACGGACAAGCTCGAACTGATTAAAGAAGCGCTCGTGCTACAGTTGGTTGGCTCACCGCGAGCAGATCACGAGGACGGGACACGGATTCGCGGTGATTGGCATATGTTGCTCCTCGGTGATCCCGGAACGGCGAAGTCAGAAACCGTTGATGAGGCCCATCAGTTGGCCCCACGGTCAGAAATAGTCGGCGAACGGGTCACAGCTCCCGGCATGACAGTGTCGGCGACTGATGATGGCTTTGGGGGGTCTCAGTGGTCGATCAAGGCGGGGGTGCTGGTTCGTGCGAACGACGGGCTCTGTGCTATCGACGAGATCGATAAAATTAGTGATGACGCAATTAAGGCGCTCCATAACCCGATGGAACGACAGAGAGTAGATGCGTCGTTAGCAGATCAGAGCGTATCACTACCCGCCTATACGGCCATTCTAGCAGCTGGTAATCCCAAGTATGGACGGTTCGATAAATACGAACCGATTCCTGATCAGATTGACTTCAAAGGGACGCTGTTGTCACGGTTCGATCTCATCTTCTTGCTTCAAGATGAGGTTGACGCTGAACACGATGCTGCGGTCGGCGAGGCCATTGCGAAGAGTTTCCTCGGGTCATTAGAGATAGAAGCGACCGGAGAGACTGACCGTGATAGGGCTGAACGGAACATCTCGTCACGAATTATTCGTGGATACATCTCGCGTGCACGAGAGCTTGTCCCGACAGTCGAAGACGAGCGTGTGTGGAAGAAAGGGGTCGCAGCTTATACAAATCTCCGCCAACAGGGTGATGACGACGGAAATCCGAATGCTGTGCCGGTAACAGCGCGGAAGCAAGAAGGAATTTTCCGCCTGGCTGGATCGTCAGCACGTGCCCGACTATCTGAGACGATCGAGGTTGAAGACGTCGAGCGGGCTGTGAAATTAATCCGGCAGTCACTGGAAGATGTCGGAATCGATCCGGAAACTGGAGAATTTGATGCCGATGTCATAGAAACCGGGACTTCGATGAGTCAGAAGGAACGGATGAAATCTGTCAAGCAGGTTGTCAAAGAACTCAATGATGGGAGTGCTGGCAATGGCCCGACTGTCGAGGAGATCGCTGCAGAACTAGATGTCCCTGTTGAAAAAGCAAACAAGGCCTTGGAGAAGTTAGCTCACCAGGGCGAAGTGTTCACTCCCCAAACAGACCACTACAGAACAACGTGA
- a CDS encoding endonuclease/exonuclease/phosphatase family protein has protein sequence MKVLSWNVQGAFPYYTPIERIENQIQYIRESAEYPDIIALNEVNRFRRDMWVDELTDLGYTELVHTLDWAEELGESDVPPHQDFNHVNGNLTAVHKSSHVHSLTRLSPSIRNGPWDGADLKDWDTNMPEKILHATVELADSTLDIWNVRAVPGSMHGEEKIKILNNTYNRIRRGCQSPCLLTGDFNAPDRELADGTLIPWRNDQGGDIADKWVTAERNILRGLEDNGMVDVFREQHGYGDLDILDVSHATQTDDPLAVPPADVEGKRFDHLIASHDLHPEACWYDHDGFRCSDHAPLIAELRPES, from the coding sequence ATGAAAGTACTGTCATGGAACGTCCAGGGAGCATTTCCATACTACACGCCGATTGAGCGTATTGAAAACCAGATTCAGTATATTCGGGAGTCGGCTGAGTATCCGGATATCATCGCACTGAACGAGGTCAATCGATTCAGGCGTGATATGTGGGTAGATGAGTTAACGGACCTCGGGTACACGGAACTCGTTCACACGCTTGATTGGGCTGAAGAATTAGGAGAGAGCGATGTACCGCCCCACCAAGATTTCAACCACGTAAATGGAAATCTCACCGCGGTCCATAAGTCATCTCATGTGCATTCTCTGACTCGATTGTCTCCGAGCATTCGTAACGGACCATGGGATGGGGCAGATCTGAAAGATTGGGATACCAATATGCCTGAGAAAATTCTGCACGCGACCGTGGAGCTGGCCGATTCGACGCTTGATATCTGGAACGTCCGGGCGGTTCCAGGAAGTATGCATGGAGAAGAGAAAATCAAGATTCTGAATAATACGTACAACAGGATCCGGAGAGGCTGCCAGTCACCGTGTCTGCTCACAGGCGATTTCAATGCTCCCGACCGGGAACTGGCAGACGGAACGCTCATTCCATGGCGAAACGACCAGGGGGGAGACATCGCAGATAAGTGGGTCACAGCGGAGCGGAATATCCTGCGTGGATTGGAAGACAACGGCATGGTCGATGTGTTCCGTGAGCAACACGGCTATGGAGACCTCGACATCCTCGATGTGAGTCACGCCACGCAGACAGATGATCCACTGGCGGTTCCACCAGCGGATGTGGAAGGGAAACGCTTCGACCACCTGATCGCTTCACACGACCTGCATCCGGAGGCGTGCTGGTACG